In Amphiprion ocellaris isolate individual 3 ecotype Okinawa chromosome 2, ASM2253959v1, whole genome shotgun sequence, the genomic stretch ACGGTCCATGACCTTGCCTCCGCAGACCAGAGTGCCTCCCTGCTGCTTGGCCTGCTCGATGGCTGCCAGGTACTGATCCACCGCCTGCTTGGTGTGCAGCGGACCGTACAGGGTGCTGGGGTCCCAGGGGTCTCCAATGCGGACCTGTTTGTAGGCCTTGGCAATCCTCTCCACCACGGTGTCATGGACGCTTTCGTGCAGCATCAGCCGCCTGGTTGTGGTGCAGCGCTGGCCAGCAGTTCCCACGGAAGCGAAGACCGCCGAGGGAACCACGAGATTCAGGTCGGCGTCCTCGAACACGATGATGGCGTTGTTCCCGCCCAGCTCCAGCAGCTTGCGGCCGAACCTTTCCTGCACCATCATGGCCACCATCTTGCCGACGTGAGTGCTGCCGGTGAAGGACAGCAGATCCACGCGCTCGTCCTTCGCCATGGCTGTGCCAATGTCGGCGCCGCCGCAGGTCATGGAGCAGATGGCACCGGGCAGGTTGTTCTGCTCCAGAACCTCGGCCACAATCCTGGTTACTGCAACGCTGGTGAGAGGAGTCGTCGGGGCTCCTTTCCAGAGGCAGACGTTGCCACAGGTCAGAGCGATGGCGTTGTTCCAGCCGTACACCGCCACGGGGAAGTTAAAGGCAGTGATAATGCCGACGAGACCAACTGGGTTCCACTGTTCGATCAGAGCATGTCCTGGTCTCTCTGATGGCAGGATGGGTCCACCGATCATCCTGGACAGACCGACAGCGTAGTCACAGACGTCAACGTACTCCTGAACTTCTCCGACTCCCTCAACGTAGATTTTCCCCATCTCCAGAGACACCAGGCTGCCGAGGACTTTGATCTTTTTTCTTAACGCGTCTCCAATCTGCCTCACAATCTCCCCTCTCTTTGGAGCTGGAATATCTGCCCACATCTTCCAAGCCTCCCTGGTCTTCTGCACGGTTTCTTCGTACTCCGCCAAAGTCGCCTGAGTGACTCTGGCGATTGGCTCGTTGTTGGCGGGGCAGTACGATGTGACCACCTCCCCGCTGCCTCCCCAGCTCCCGTTGTAGACTCCAGGGTTGTCCTCGGACAGACCCAGTTCCTTCAGCCAGGCGTATTTGGGCTGGTTGATGAGGAGGCCCGACATGGCTGCTGACTGCTGGCAGTGGACCAACGCTAGTTTATTTCTCAAGAGTAGCCTGCTGTGCCGGGCAAGGGTCAGTGTGAGGCAGCGCTGCATGAGTGCTGGAAAAAGACcaagttaaaaattaattttacatgtttgaagaGCAATCACGTACACGtgttggaaaaaaacatatgaCTACAAGGTTCAGCTCTTTCTTGATTATagattaatgttttttaaatacacCAAGTAATTGTTAACTGTAGAAAAAGACtaaaagtggtaaaaaaaaatgcaagtcaTCACTTCTTAGATCTAAAACAGAGTGTGAGATCCAAAGACATTCACGTTAAAATGATTTGGAAGCAGCAAATTCTCATATTTGAGAACACCGAAACAGGAAATGTTTAGCATTTTCCTTTATAAGATACGATTGTGATACAGTTTATTCAAATATTAATGTTGTATAAAGATGCTAGAAAATGATTGATAGATTTGCTAGTTAAAGCACGACTGACTCCTATTTTACTACCTACCTATACTTTGATTGATCAGCAGTGTTTTgctaaatgcagcatttttatttttgaatgattAACGATGTGCTTGTGTTTGTAGCGTTAACACATCAAGTTTACAGATGTctcactgacagatatgtcgACTAGCACAAAGAATTCAGAGAGTGAAAGGCTTGTGAATATGATCAATAAATTAAGTACATTATGCCCTAAAGTagtagtttttcattttcagaggtAATTAGCAAAGAGCTAATTATAAAAAAGATAACTGATCAACTTGGCTTCATCTTTTTACTAAATTTCCCAATGTGTAAAACACTCAAATACTGCATTCACACTGGTAACAATAACTTTACCATAACTTGAAAGCTGCTAACAAGTGTTCACAGTCTGTAGATCAAAAGCAGTTATGATCAGTTTATCAATCTGCATGTATTTTTTGgtcaataattattttaaatacaagaaaatgcaTCCAGCAGAGTGCAGACCTGGGCCAAGAAGGTGTACGGAGTCTGTTAAATGCTGATCAATAAATGATATTTGGTTGCAAgtatatttaactttaaataaaCTTCATAATACAAAGGAGACAAAAGATTACTGCACACCATCTAACAGCTTTCATAACACTAGAGCACTGATTCAATGCTGTGTATTTGCAGAAATCTAAATAATGTCAgaatttgttgtatttgttgtcAAAAATCACACCTACATATATGAGAAAGGAAACGAAACAGAAAACACTTCACAGCACGTAATCtagaaaatacacataaatgaCTAATAGAAAGTCTGGTACCGTACAGTGATGAAATTCAACCCAGAGTTATTATCAGCCCTCAAAGACGgactaaacaaaaaatgtccttGACAGATGTCTGGAGTTGGAgcacattttcctgttttctgttgagtcaagttacatttaaaaagtaaaatcatgtgaacaaatttgctttgttcgtataaatctcatttttataataatactaatacaaTAAATTGATAATAATGTCAATAACGTGAGACTGTCAAGAGAAAGTTTGCACAACTAAAAATCCTGCACAAGAGTCAAAGTGTGCAATTAAAATTGGGTTGCAGTTGTTTGtatttaatgataaaaaaacaacaattttaagttttatgtTAAGCTGGGTTATGGTCACATGCTGCATGCTAGTGCACATGTTACAAGGAATAAGTTAGTCAACAGGCTGACTGATAAATGTGATATTATTCCATGATATTCTCAGATTACTTTTGCACACAAAACATATCACTTTAAGCAAAATGTTTTAGGTTCTGATTGGTAGTTACTGAGCTGTGCTAATCTACCTGGTTGTATAACCTTACCCATTCTCAGGCTGTGTCCAGACAGAGTGTGTTCACCCACAAGTTACTCAACCATGCCAACCAACTGCGCCTGCGCAATTATTCCTAACTTTGGCCAAACCACGAGGCTGCGGAAACGTATTTACAATGCACAAATGCGACATTTGTCAGATAGATTATTAATGAATGCTAACCACAAGGATAATCTCAACTTGCATTTTGCGTTTGTGACGCATGttgttcctgtcagagtttctaCTTTTGCAGCAAGCAGCGACATGGTGGCCGAGATCAGCGTGAATCTTAGTCTAACGACCGTGACTCAAGGTCCTGCAGTTTTCACCCACTGACGCCGCTGTGCAACTTTAAATTCTGCATTTACACGAACATTACGTcggttttcagtctttaaaagtGAGTTTGTGCtacttttaatcagtttttaacTTACGTTGATATCGAATCCGTAGGACCACGTCCACTCCGGAGAATGAAGTGCAAGAAGTCGCTTGATTATAACGTCACGGCTGAACCCGAAACGCCACGCTCTGATTGGTCGGCCGCCTCGACGCAGTGTGGCGCCGCTCTGTTAGCTCGATACATGCTAGCAGCTTCCCTTTGTTGTGGTCCACCGTTTAGCGGTTGTGCTCCTGCTGTAATAACTTATATTAAGACAGCTGCCGTTGTTATTCCGTAGAGGATGAGTGGCGGAGTGTACGGAGGCGGTGAGTGTTATCTAATGattaaaattaaactaaactgCCGTCCACGTTCTGTAGCTTTAGCCAGCGTTGGAGTTAGCCGGCTGTGCTAGCTGTGGTAACGGTTAGCTCCGGTTTAGACTAAAGCTACATTAGCGCTCCTACGAGTTATAATCTTCACGAGTTTAAGTTTATAAGCGTTTATTATCACCTCAAGCACCTCGTCTTTATGTAGTTAAAGCTCAATTTATGCTACAGCTATGCTAAGCAGCCCTAGCTAGCGGCGAAATGAATGAAAGTGGGCTTGGCGAGCTCATGAGCACGTCCCGTTCAGTTTGTTTAGCGGTAAATACAACGTTGTAAAGTTCCACATGATCTCACAGGCTAATAAAAGAACATCAATTCATGGAGCTTTATGAGATTTCTGTTAAATGGCTTGTCcgaaataactcaaaaatagtctaaaatgagTTTATAACTGTCCGCACTGACTCAAAAAGTGTGCATACTGAGataaaaattgcccaaaattacaaaagtttGTTCCAAGTGACAATGAAACTTTCAGAATTAGATTAAAATTGTCCACAATAAgtcaaaaactgtcagaaatgacaaaaatatgttctAAATGACAAGGAGATTGctgaaaatatgttaaaaatcgtccaaatgcatttaaaagcaGTCTAACATGTGAACAAAATGCCTCATAATTGTACACAGTTACATAAAACCATATCTgaaataccacaaaaaaaatatccaaaatgacttgaaacataTCCAGATTTACTCAAGACTTgtaccaaatgacaaaaacttgtccaaTATCTTTATAACATGATTTGAAAGCAAATAGTATTTAACGTAAAGTATGTAACCTCTTCTGATATTTTGCTTTCCGCTAACATTCACATGTCTGAGACATGTGACACCTACAGAAGAGTTTCATTCTACAAAGCCACTGGAAATCTTGGGGTGGCACAAAAGCTACTAACTGAATTTCCGGAAGTCTATTAAGTTATTTTAGCATGGAGGTGATTTGAAAACTCTCAGTATGAGAGTTAAGGAAGCATGTACTGATATatgctttatttaaaagaaaattggaTTTAATGCCAGGAGTTATCTGATGTACATAGACTAATACAGGCAGTCTTGGTGTTTACAGAGACCAGTGTTCAAAACATCCCAGAAAAAAGAGAAGCTGCAGTGTTCAAGGGGGAAAGTTCCCCTACAGGCGAAACacagttttttacagaaatatgaaacaaatcTGTCCATGCATAATGATAGATTGAGTTACGACCCGGCTATACAGAGTAGCCGGTGTGTAACCAAAAAAAACGGTATAGATGCCTGTGTTCTGGAGTGATTTATTAGAAAGGGTGGATTATAATACATCACTAAAACCAGGGGGTTAAAGGTGAAATGAGTTCTCCTCAAATCAACGAAATAAGTATAGCAAAAAGCGAGCTTCTACTGGAAGCTGAATTATTTACGCTATctaacaaccaaaaacaaaaccaagagGTAAAAAAACGAACTACAGTCAGTTATGCttcagtaaaatgtattttcattgcTACTCTGCAAAACTTTGGTGTGTTTGGTTTGATAGTTGGAGAGCTGTAATGCATATGTACGCACAATAATATTACTGCAGAAAATATCCTgctgtgaaacagaaaaatcttcCTTATAAACAGCATAAAACGTGATATGACAGAAAAGTGCTTAGACTTCACTAAATTGGTCAGGCTCTTAGAGTAATATACTatccagctgtgatggagctcaggattcAGCTCTAACAAATGAATTACCTGCATCTGATAAACTTTGACTCTGTCAGAGGTGAAGAAGAGACACGGTGTGACCTCCTGTTAGATCCTGGCTGATCTTGCATCCATGTTGaggataatttataattataataaagtAACTGTGACtataaatgtgtcaaaaatgacaaaaactttggacaagttttgagtcattgtggacagattttgagccatttcaaacacatttaaattaattttggactccttttcagtctttcttttcagtttattttggcCACGtttgagtgcatgaagactcttgtgttcacacTTGCAGAGTGCCTTCACACATGAAGTTGATTCATCAGATCTGGGGTATAAAGTGAATTAGCTGCTCTAAATACTTGAGTGAAGTCTGTCATTTATGCTGCTGTCAATGGTAAAGATAACGGCCCTAGATTGGACATTTGCATTATTGTTGACATTTATTCCTTGTGTATAGCTGGGTTTATGTAGCTTTTCTGCAATAAAACATTCTAACTAACCTACTTAGTTAATGATGCTGAAACAATTACCAGATATGATATTGTCGGTTGATCAAATTGTGCAGCaaattagtgattttttttaggcGAGAATTTACATTGAAGTAAAAACAATTAATATACCATCTAACTTGCAGTATAGGATTACTGCTAAGTGATGTGCATCCTCCTGCAAATACTGTATTTTCTCCTAATATTTAAAGTATAGTAAGCGTTGGCTGAGAAACCTGCAACAAATTTATCTGTAGCATCAAAACTGGATGATTTGTTTCATAAATTATTCCAGTTTATTGCTAGTTATAATTGATTTACTATCATTTGTTCGACTGATGTTATTTCCTCATGCTATAGTGGgtcaaaatggggaaaaaaaccaCTGATTTAATAGACCAGCGCTGTTTTTGAAGCTGTTCAGATATCGACTGGTTGTGCAATACACCAAAGTGCAATTAATTTGTGTACGTATTCTTAAATTTGTGTCTTAGTATCCTTGTGTTCTTccgtttttcttatttatattgtatatatagtgtGTGTACTTCACCTCTTTAATTTATAATTGTCTTGCTTTtaattttcttgcttttcttactgccattttgctgctgtgatgttgcaaatttccccttgtgggactaataaaggatattctattcaattcaatATGAATAAGAGAGTTAAAAATTTTGATCTTATGTGTAAATTAATGTGAAACACAGcacaaacttttcaacggtttCTTCTAGGATATAAGGCCACTTGTTATGGTGTTCAGTTAAGAGGCatcacaaaaatatcattatcaCGGTAGGCCAAAACGTGGCACTAAAACAGAATGATACCAGTTTAGGGCTCTATGGCACATTTTAAAAGTGTTGTTAAGGTGTTAATGTCCACTGTGCcacttttatgttattttatggtGTATATGGTGGagaaaagttaaagaaaaagacatttgtGTTACAATAGCAGATTatcacaataaattaaatgtaatgtgtcattttacagcCCTAATTGAATTTCATTGCACCTTTAAAgtatatatattatttgttGAGAAAAACATCTATCACCAGCTCACCTGTGTAGTGTTGCATAATTGCATTCACTCAAATTAATGTTAAGATTACAGTTTAGGTCAaattctttcttttgttgtttgtgcagATGAGGTGGGAGCTTTGGTGTTCGACATTGGTTCTTATTCCGTGAGAGCCGGCTACGCAGGGGAAGACTGTCCCAAGGTAAGC encodes the following:
- the aldh7a1 gene encoding alpha-aminoadipic semialdehyde dehydrogenase isoform X1 → MALMQRCLTLTLARHSRLLLRNKLALVHCQQSAAMSGLLINQPKYAWLKELGLSEDNPGVYNGSWGGSGEVVTSYCPANNEPIARVTQATLAEYEETVQKTREAWKMWADIPAPKRGEIVRQIGDALRKKIKVLGSLVSLEMGKIYVEGVGEVQEYVDVCDYAVGLSRMIGGPILPSERPGHALIEQWNPVGLVGIITAFNFPVAVYGWNNAIALTCGNVCLWKGAPTTPLTSVAVTRIVAEVLEQNNLPGAICSMTCGGADIGTAMAKDERVDLLSFTGSTHVGKMVAMMVQERFGRKLLELGGNNAIIVFEDADLNLVVPSAVFASVGTAGQRCTTTRRLMLHESVHDTVVERIAKAYKQVRIGDPWDPSTLYGPLHTKQAVDQYLAAIEQAKQQGGTLVCGGKVMDRPGNYVEPTIITGLAHDAPIVHTETFVPILYVLKFKTEEEAFAWNNEVQQGLSSSIFTKDMGRVFRWLGPKGSDCGIVNVNIPTSGAEIGGAFGGEKHTGGGRESGSDSWKQYMRRSTCTINYSKDLPLAQGIKFE
- the aldh7a1 gene encoding alpha-aminoadipic semialdehyde dehydrogenase isoform X2, which produces MQRCLTLTLARHSRLLLRNKLALVHCQQSAAMSGLLINQPKYAWLKELGLSEDNPGVYNGSWGGSGEVVTSYCPANNEPIARVTQATLAEYEETVQKTREAWKMWADIPAPKRGEIVRQIGDALRKKIKVLGSLVSLEMGKIYVEGVGEVQEYVDVCDYAVGLSRMIGGPILPSERPGHALIEQWNPVGLVGIITAFNFPVAVYGWNNAIALTCGNVCLWKGAPTTPLTSVAVTRIVAEVLEQNNLPGAICSMTCGGADIGTAMAKDERVDLLSFTGSTHVGKMVAMMVQERFGRKLLELGGNNAIIVFEDADLNLVVPSAVFASVGTAGQRCTTTRRLMLHESVHDTVVERIAKAYKQVRIGDPWDPSTLYGPLHTKQAVDQYLAAIEQAKQQGGTLVCGGKVMDRPGNYVEPTIITGLAHDAPIVHTETFVPILYVLKFKTEEEAFAWNNEVQQGLSSSIFTKDMGRVFRWLGPKGSDCGIVNVNIPTSGAEIGGAFGGEKHTGGGRESGSDSWKQYMRRSTCTINYSKDLPLAQGIKFE